A section of the Bryobacteraceae bacterium genome encodes:
- a CDS encoding aminotransferase class V: MNRRDALALSLFGVTARGLAADVRPLPDPALLEKDAEKYWLQVRREQFLLPGWRAFLNNGSLGVAPRPVVRAVTEYLETAAALIHDEYPRWGYEDLDAERAEMAAFVGCRKEELAFTHCATDSMNVIAHGIDLKAGDEVLLTDHEHPSGIAPWMLRAQRHGITVREVKLPHPPQSPEQWADILISSIGPRTRVLSFSGILSPTGVLMPVREICRAARAKGVLTVVDGAHMNGQVPLRLAELECDYFAGSPHKWMFAPAGCGLLYVREEHLDRHWPLVVTGDWDRKDLKAARFMKIGTNNRAIIAGMMAGKRFLESLGPEKVYARIHELARRVYAMAKQRPYLKLLTPEDDRMYGALVTMTFPENFRFDELWRKARERRIWLYGGQRLRISTPIHLRMSDIEAAFELFDEVAGYRAA, from the coding sequence ATGAACCGAAGGGACGCCCTTGCGCTGTCGCTGTTCGGCGTGACTGCCCGGGGCCTGGCGGCCGACGTCCGGCCGCTGCCGGATCCGGCGCTGCTCGAAAAGGACGCCGAAAAGTACTGGCTCCAGGTGCGCCGCGAGCAGTTTCTGTTGCCCGGCTGGCGCGCTTTCCTCAACAACGGCAGCCTCGGCGTGGCCCCGCGGCCGGTTGTGCGCGCCGTCACCGAATATCTGGAAACGGCGGCGGCGCTGATCCACGACGAATACCCGCGCTGGGGCTACGAGGACCTGGATGCCGAACGCGCCGAAATGGCGGCGTTTGTCGGGTGCAGGAAGGAAGAACTGGCCTTCACCCATTGCGCCACCGACTCGATGAACGTCATCGCTCACGGTATCGACCTCAAGGCGGGCGACGAGGTGCTGCTGACCGACCACGAGCACCCGAGCGGCATCGCCCCGTGGATGCTGCGTGCGCAGCGCCACGGCATCACCGTGCGCGAGGTGAAGCTCCCCCATCCGCCGCAGAGCCCCGAACAATGGGCTGACATCCTGATTTCGTCCATTGGCCCGCGCACGCGCGTGTTGAGCTTCTCCGGCATTCTCAGCCCCACCGGCGTGCTGATGCCGGTGCGCGAGATCTGCCGCGCCGCCCGGGCCAAGGGCGTGCTCACCGTGGTCGACGGGGCGCACATGAATGGCCAGGTGCCGCTGCGGCTCGCCGAGCTGGAATGCGATTACTTCGCCGGCAGCCCGCACAAGTGGATGTTCGCGCCCGCCGGCTGCGGGCTGCTCTATGTCCGCGAGGAGCACCTCGACCGCCACTGGCCGCTCGTCGTCACCGGCGACTGGGACCGGAAGGACCTGAAGGCGGCGCGCTTCATGAAGATCGGCACCAACAACCGCGCCATCATCGCCGGCATGATGGCGGGCAAGCGGTTTCTCGAATCTCTCGGGCCGGAAAAGGTCTATGCACGCATCCACGAGCTGGCCCGGCGCGTGTACGCGATGGCGAAACAGCGGCCGTACCTGAAGCTGCTCACTCCAGAGGACGACCGCATGTACGGTGCGCTGGTGACGATGACGTTTCCTGAAAATTTCCGCTTCGACGAGCTCTGGCGCAAGGCGCGCGAGCGCCGCATCTGGCTGTATGGAGGGCAGCGGCTGCGCATCTCGACGCCCATCCATCTGCGCATGTCGGACATCGAGGCCGCGTTCGAGCTCTTTGACGAAGTGGCCGGCTACAGGGCGGCATGA